A single window of Sulfitobacter sp. JL08 DNA harbors:
- the lptB gene encoding LPS export ABC transporter ATP-binding protein, producing MPKPILSLTNGNSGLCIEQLRKSYRKKVVIRNFSMQLKRGEVVALLGPNGSGKTTTFYAVAGLVMPEGGRVLIDGQDATHLPMYRRAQLGIGYLPQEMSIFRGLNVEDNISAILDITEKDRHKRRERLEELLSEFSIEHLRRAPALALSGGERRRVEIARCLAANPKYLLLDEPFAGVDPISVGDIRHLVADLKIRGIGVLITDHNVRETLEIVDRAYILHDGQVLMSGTPDEVVQNENVRRVYLGDNFKIS from the coding sequence ATGCCAAAGCCGATTCTGAGTCTGACCAACGGAAATTCCGGCCTTTGCATCGAACAATTGCGCAAGAGCTATCGCAAGAAAGTTGTGATCAGAAACTTTAGCATGCAATTGAAACGGGGTGAGGTTGTTGCCCTGCTGGGCCCCAACGGATCGGGCAAGACAACAACGTTCTATGCCGTTGCAGGTTTGGTGATGCCAGAGGGCGGTCGTGTACTGATAGATGGTCAGGATGCCACACATCTGCCCATGTATCGCCGCGCCCAACTGGGCATAGGTTACCTGCCTCAGGAAATGAGTATTTTCCGCGGCCTGAATGTCGAAGATAACATCTCGGCCATACTGGATATCACCGAGAAGGACCGGCACAAACGGCGCGAACGCCTCGAAGAACTTCTGTCAGAGTTTTCGATAGAACACCTGCGACGCGCCCCAGCGCTGGCATTGTCAGGAGGCGAGCGCCGGCGGGTCGAGATTGCCCGCTGTCTGGCCGCCAACCCAAAATATCTTCTGCTGGACGAACCGTTTGCAGGTGTTGATCCGATATCCGTGGGCGATATCAGACATCTGGTGGCAGATCTCAAAATACGCGGCATCGGTGTTCTGATTACCGACCATAACGTTCGTGAAACATTAGAAATTGTTGATCGAGCCTATATCCTGCATGATGGTCAGGTTCTGATGTCAGGCACACCGGACGAAGTGGTGCAGAACGAAAATGTGCGCCGGGTCTATCTTGGTGACAATTTTAAAATATCCTAA
- the hpf gene encoding ribosome hibernation-promoting factor, HPF/YfiA family encodes MRYQITGKQIDIGEALQIHVKDELNEAVKKYAERPTDANVVFSKSASEYVCESTVHLSTGLTAQAKGHAHEIYAAFDACREKMEKQLRRYKRRLKDHHRDRAEPVELFGASSYILASEEDSDAIEPETLQPMIVAEMEMKIPSLSVGEAVMQMELAGAPVLVFRNESKNGVNVVYRRDDGNIGWIDP; translated from the coding sequence ATGCGCTATCAAATCACCGGAAAACAAATCGATATCGGCGAAGCCCTTCAAATACATGTGAAGGACGAATTGAACGAAGCCGTCAAAAAATATGCCGAACGTCCGACAGACGCAAACGTCGTGTTTTCCAAATCCGCCAGCGAATATGTATGTGAATCGACGGTGCATTTATCCACCGGACTGACTGCGCAGGCAAAGGGACATGCCCACGAAATCTATGCCGCTTTCGATGCCTGCCGCGAGAAAATGGAAAAACAGTTGCGCCGTTACAAAAGGCGACTGAAAGATCATCATCGCGACCGTGCGGAACCGGTTGAATTGTTTGGAGCATCCTCTTATATCCTCGCGTCGGAAGAAGACTCGGATGCGATCGAGCCGGAAACACTCCAGCCGATGATCGTTGCTGAAATGGAAATGAAAATACCGTCTCTCTCGGTTGGAGAGGCCGTAATGCAAATGGAATTGGCAGGCGCACCTGTATTGGTGTTTCGAAACGAGAGTAAGAACGGGGTCAACGTCGTTTATCGCCGCGATGACGGCAACATCGGATGGATCGACCCCTGA
- a CDS encoding PTS sugar transporter subunit IIA — protein sequence MELSKILAPQAVKVVASTSSKKRLLHDLSDLAFVAYGLPAAETVEALMERETLGPTGVGNGVALPHARLPGVESVVGAFILLEKPIDFNSIDRQPVDLAFALFAPEDAGVEHLKALALVSRTLRDASVCAKLRANPDAATIYAILTEAQSVQAA from the coding sequence ATGGAATTGTCCAAGATCCTCGCCCCTCAGGCGGTAAAGGTGGTGGCTTCGACCTCAAGCAAAAAGCGGCTTTTGCATGATCTTTCCGATCTTGCCTTTGTCGCCTACGGCCTTCCCGCCGCCGAAACGGTCGAAGCATTGATGGAACGGGAAACCCTTGGCCCGACAGGCGTGGGAAACGGCGTGGCATTGCCACACGCGCGCCTGCCGGGCGTGGAATCTGTGGTCGGGGCGTTTATCCTTTTGGAAAAACCGATAGATTTCAATTCGATAGACCGGCAGCCTGTTGATCTTGCGTTTGCGTTGTTTGCGCCCGAGGATGCCGGTGTCGAGCATTTGAAGGCACTGGCGCTGGTATCACGTACATTGCGTGACGCATCCGTATGCGCGAAACTTCGGGCCAACCCCGATGCGGCTACGATTTATGCAATCCTGACGGAAGCGCAATCAGTTCAGGCGGCGTGA
- a CDS encoding sulfotransferase family 2 domain-containing protein, with amino-acid sequence MAGNFDYFVVLAEMRTGSNFLESNLNAFARLVCHGEAFNPHFIGYPKSSEILGITQDVRDRDPARLINAIRTKSDGLGGFRFFHDHDPRAFDLFLPDPRCAKVILTRNPLDSYVSWKIAQATGQWKLTDLKRRKDGKAEFDAEEFADHLNVLQTFQMKILHGLQTTGQTAFYLSYADLQDLEVVNGIGRFLGQDDVLKGLEKKLKKQNPEPTVDKVVNRKEMMSSIAGLDWFNLSRTPNFEPRRGPVVPSYVAAAKAPLLYLPIRGSCEAVVTDWMAGLDGVSKDDLTTGMNQKNLRQWKRRNTGHRSFTVLRHPVARAHSVFCERILNTGEGSFAQIRQTLKTRYKVPLPQNQQQSGYDRAAHRTAFVAFLEFLRGNLAGQTAIRVDATWCTQSQALQGFGEFVLPDYVLREDELSSALPALAMQYGYSNPPAPHAAAADTPFALADIYDEQIEQMVADIYQRDYMMFGFSEWGGGHAA; translated from the coding sequence ATGGCGGGAAATTTCGATTACTTCGTTGTGCTGGCGGAAATGCGCACAGGGTCCAATTTTCTTGAATCCAATCTGAACGCGTTTGCGCGCCTTGTTTGCCACGGTGAGGCGTTCAACCCGCATTTCATCGGGTACCCCAAATCCAGCGAAATTCTGGGTATCACTCAGGATGTGCGTGACCGGGATCCGGCGCGTCTGATCAACGCGATCAGGACCAAATCGGATGGATTGGGCGGTTTCAGGTTCTTTCACGATCATGACCCGCGCGCATTCGATCTGTTTTTGCCTGATCCGCGCTGTGCCAAAGTAATTCTGACGCGTAACCCGCTGGACAGTTATGTTTCGTGGAAGATTGCGCAGGCAACCGGCCAATGGAAGTTAACCGATTTAAAGCGCCGAAAGGATGGCAAGGCCGAATTCGACGCCGAAGAATTTGCGGATCATCTGAACGTATTGCAGACGTTTCAGATGAAAATCCTGCACGGTCTGCAAACTACAGGGCAAACTGCATTCTATCTGTCCTATGCAGACTTGCAGGATCTGGAGGTCGTGAACGGCATAGGCCGCTTTCTGGGACAGGATGATGTTCTGAAAGGGCTGGAAAAAAAGCTGAAAAAGCAGAACCCGGAACCCACGGTAGACAAGGTCGTGAACAGGAAGGAAATGATGTCCAGTATTGCCGGGCTGGATTGGTTCAACCTGTCGCGTACCCCGAATTTTGAACCCAGACGCGGGCCGGTCGTGCCCAGCTATGTTGCAGCAGCCAAGGCACCGCTGCTTTACTTGCCGATACGCGGATCGTGCGAAGCGGTTGTGACAGACTGGATGGCCGGGCTTGATGGCGTTTCGAAGGATGATCTGACCACCGGAATGAACCAGAAAAACCTGCGTCAATGGAAACGCCGGAACACCGGACACAGAAGCTTTACCGTCCTGCGGCACCCTGTTGCGCGTGCTCATTCCGTATTCTGTGAACGCATTCTGAACACCGGTGAAGGAAGTTTTGCGCAAATACGCCAGACATTAAAGACCCGCTACAAGGTGCCCTTGCCCCAAAACCAGCAACAATCCGGATATGACCGGGCTGCGCACCGGACCGCGTTTGTTGCGTTTCTGGAATTCCTGCGCGGGAATCTGGCTGGCCAAACGGCCATTCGTGTGGATGCCACCTGGTGTACTCAATCCCAGGCCTTGCAAGGTTTTGGCGAATTTGTCCTGCCTGATTATGTCCTGCGAGAAGACGAGCTTTCCAGCGCTTTACCGGCGCTTGCGATGCAATATGGATATTCGAATCCACCCGCACCACATGCGGCCGCTGCCGACACTCCGTTTGCGTTGGCGGACATTTACGATGAACAAATCGAACAAATGGTCGCCGATATCTATCAGCGAGATTACATGATGTTCGGATTTTCGGAATGGGGCGGCGGTCACGCCGCCTGA
- a CDS encoding DUF5927 domain-containing protein produces MSVGIVMLVHTALGRAEQVARHWAAAGCPVVIHVDKNVAHSAYNSFVQSLADVPHVLFSKRFRCEWGTWGIVAASQSGSELMLAEFPQVRHVYLMSGSCLPLRPVDELIEYLEDRPQTDFIESATTSDVPWTVGGLDQERFTLRFPFSWKRYRFLFDAYVDLQRRLHLTRKMPRGLVPHMGSQWWCLTRQTLSAILEDPERGQIDRYFRQVWIPDESYFQTLARQYSINIESRSLTLSKFDFQGKPHIFYDDHLQLLRRSDCFVARKIWPRAGKLYQAFLTDAATALKRTEPNPGKIDRIFAKAVERRTRGRPGLYMQSRFPNQDWENGATAGPYSVFQGFSELFENFEPWLEKTTGARVHGHLFAPERVEYAGGQTVINGALSDSAKARDYDPNAFLTSLIWNTRGERQCFQFGPRDRQKINWKIAKDSNAQVSVISGAWSVPLFKSNRNFADIRKEAALLQKIENKHLDLLRSPQNKARVRIWTMAEFIEAPMEPLQSILDEIGHASSRRLSEVPKMVDLNGFGQFLQNLKNQGMHPHLMGDFPVEHGSNQSPPAPRKPYLVQ; encoded by the coding sequence TTGAGCGTCGGAATTGTCATGCTGGTGCACACCGCACTGGGAAGGGCCGAACAGGTGGCCCGACATTGGGCGGCTGCCGGCTGCCCGGTTGTGATCCACGTGGACAAGAACGTCGCGCACTCTGCCTATAACAGCTTTGTGCAATCGCTGGCCGATGTGCCGCATGTGCTGTTCAGCAAAAGGTTCCGCTGCGAATGGGGAACATGGGGCATTGTGGCCGCATCGCAATCCGGATCAGAATTGATGCTGGCGGAATTTCCGCAGGTTCGGCATGTCTATCTGATGTCGGGGTCGTGTTTGCCGCTGCGCCCGGTGGACGAATTGATCGAATACCTCGAAGACCGGCCGCAAACCGATTTCATCGAATCCGCCACAACATCGGATGTGCCCTGGACGGTTGGCGGGCTTGATCAGGAACGGTTCACCTTGCGGTTTCCGTTTTCATGGAAACGGTACCGGTTTCTTTTTGATGCCTATGTGGATCTGCAACGCCGATTGCATCTGACACGCAAGATGCCGCGCGGGCTGGTGCCGCATATGGGGTCGCAATGGTGGTGCCTGACCCGGCAAACCCTGTCTGCAATTCTGGAAGACCCTGAAAGGGGGCAGATCGACAGGTATTTCCGACAGGTCTGGATTCCGGATGAAAGCTATTTTCAGACATTGGCCCGGCAATATTCGATCAATATCGAAAGCCGGTCGCTGACCCTTTCCAAATTCGATTTTCAGGGCAAACCGCACATATTTTACGATGATCACCTTCAGTTGCTGCGCCGTTCGGATTGCTTTGTTGCACGCAAAATCTGGCCGCGCGCCGGAAAACTCTATCAGGCGTTTCTGACCGATGCGGCCACGGCCCTGAAACGGACAGAGCCTAATCCGGGGAAAATCGACCGGATATTTGCAAAGGCGGTTGAACGCCGGACCAGAGGACGCCCGGGTTTGTATATGCAAAGCCGTTTTCCAAATCAGGATTGGGAAAACGGGGCTACCGCTGGTCCGTATTCAGTATTTCAGGGGTTTTCAGAGCTGTTCGAAAACTTTGAACCCTGGCTGGAAAAAACAACGGGTGCGCGGGTGCACGGACATTTGTTCGCACCTGAACGTGTCGAATATGCGGGTGGCCAAACGGTGATAAACGGCGCGCTGAGTGACAGTGCGAAAGCCCGCGATTACGATCCCAACGCGTTTCTGACCAGCCTGATCTGGAACACGCGGGGTGAACGGCAGTGTTTCCAGTTCGGTCCTCGGGACCGGCAAAAGATCAACTGGAAAATAGCGAAGGATTCGAATGCGCAGGTGTCCGTAATCAGCGGCGCCTGGTCCGTTCCCTTGTTCAAATCCAATCGCAATTTTGCGGATATCCGAAAAGAAGCGGCGCTTTTGCAAAAGATCGAAAACAAGCATCTGGATCTTCTGAGATCGCCGCAGAACAAGGCACGGGTGCGCATCTGGACAATGGCCGAGTTTATCGAGGCGCCGATGGAGCCGCTGCAAAGCATTCTGGACGAAATCGGACACGCGTCGTCGCGGCGGTTGTCCGAAGTGCCGAAAATGGTTGATCTGAACGGGTTTGGCCAGTTCCTGCAAAATCTGAAAAATCAGGGAATGCATCCGCACCTGATGGGCGATTTTCCGGTTGAACACGGGTCAAACCAATCGCCGCCTGCGCCGCGCAAACCCTATCTTGTTCAGTGA
- a CDS encoding glycosyltransferase family 2 protein: MGVWQSYRLRLLRKRWRLRALRKRREISSVVLRTDQIRSNDILLFCTQRNERIRLPYFLQYYRDQGVNHFFFVDNDSTDGSLDYLAEQTDVSVWHTKASYKRARFGVDWLNALQMKYADGHWALVVDPDEFLIYPFCDTRPLRALTDWLDASSIKSFSAMLLDMYPKGPIGEHPYQEGQDPLEIAAWFDSGNYTLKRNKRFGNLWIQGGPRRRVFFRDAPEKAPALNKIPLVKWEKRYVYASSTHMLLPRGLNQVYDEWGGEKASGILLHTKFLDTFPQKAKEELARKQHYAASVEYKAYAETLEDNPELWCKWSEKYINWRQLEILGLMSKGNWA; encoded by the coding sequence TTGGGCGTTTGGCAGTCATATCGGCTAAGGTTGCTTAGAAAGCGTTGGCGTTTGCGTGCACTGCGCAAACGGCGCGAGATTTCATCGGTCGTCTTGCGGACTGATCAGATCAGGTCAAACGATATTCTTCTGTTTTGCACGCAGCGGAACGAACGGATCAGGCTTCCGTATTTTCTTCAGTATTACCGAGATCAGGGCGTGAACCACTTTTTCTTTGTGGACAACGACAGCACGGACGGATCGCTGGATTATCTGGCGGAACAAACCGATGTATCGGTCTGGCACACCAAGGCGAGCTATAAGCGCGCCCGTTTCGGCGTTGACTGGCTGAACGCTCTGCAGATGAAATATGCTGACGGCCACTGGGCACTGGTTGTCGACCCAGACGAGTTTCTGATTTATCCGTTTTGTGATACCCGCCCATTGCGGGCGCTTACCGACTGGCTGGATGCATCTTCCATAAAATCCTTCAGTGCGATGCTTTTGGATATGTACCCCAAAGGGCCGATTGGCGAACATCCTTACCAGGAAGGGCAGGATCCGCTGGAAATCGCGGCGTGGTTCGACAGTGGCAACTATACTCTGAAAAGGAACAAACGCTTTGGCAACCTGTGGATTCAAGGTGGTCCACGGCGGCGGGTGTTTTTCCGCGACGCACCGGAAAAAGCGCCGGCGCTGAACAAGATACCGCTGGTGAAGTGGGAAAAACGATATGTCTATGCCAGTTCAACGCATATGCTGCTGCCGCGCGGCCTGAACCAGGTCTATGATGAATGGGGCGGAGAAAAAGCCTCGGGCATTTTGTTACACACCAAATTTCTGGATACATTTCCGCAGAAAGCGAAAGAAGAACTGGCGCGCAAGCAGCATTACGCCGCAAGCGTGGAATACAAGGCCTATGCCGAAACGCTTGAGGACAATCCGGAACTTTGGTGCAAATGGTCGGAAAAATATATTAACTGGCGGCAACTGGAAATATTGGGTCTGATGTCCAAAGGAAACTGGGCATAA
- a CDS encoding glycosyltransferase has translation MLGDGTKLATTTHKTAPAARLLDLTRLVSRVGRPMTGIDRVEWAYLNHLTDESTPVFALIRTTYGYILLERGGMLALRARISGAEPWGSIDTLSRLVRTKPDSVRRAESDVRRLALDRCRPRRLPDMLHRHLPGGTAYLNIGHTNLTDRVLSAVRHSINGRVAVFVHDTIPLDFPQFQREGSVDRFRAFLRQAGAWADLIIYNSACSAERAEHWLSMWGNPPQGIVAHLGVEVPELADVPEGIVPTQPYFVTVGTIEPRKKHALLLDIWDGFSDGAPHLMICGSRGWNNQDVFSRLDKAADNHRISEVAPLTDGQVATVLSGSLGLLFPSLAEGYGLPPIEAAALGVPVLCNDLPVYRETLGDIPVYAEASDRYLWETKIRNLAEIPKPKKTNMANAFDPPDWKTHFNTVLRLT, from the coding sequence ATGCTTGGAGATGGCACCAAACTGGCCACTACGACACATAAAACCGCACCCGCGGCCCGCCTGCTGGATTTGACCCGGCTGGTCAGTCGTGTGGGCCGCCCAATGACCGGTATTGATCGGGTCGAATGGGCCTATCTTAATCACCTGACCGATGAAAGCACCCCGGTTTTTGCGCTTATCCGTACAACCTACGGATATATATTGCTGGAACGCGGCGGAATGCTGGCCTTGCGGGCGCGGATTTCAGGTGCTGAACCGTGGGGATCGATTGATACATTGTCCCGCCTCGTGCGCACCAAACCGGATAGCGTGCGCCGTGCGGAATCCGATGTGCGCCGACTTGCGCTGGATCGGTGTCGCCCAAGGCGTTTGCCCGACATGCTGCACCGGCATTTACCCGGCGGGACGGCGTATCTGAACATCGGGCATACCAACCTGACCGACCGGGTCTTGTCCGCTGTCCGGCACAGTATCAACGGGCGCGTTGCGGTTTTTGTTCATGATACCATTCCCCTGGATTTTCCGCAGTTCCAACGGGAAGGCAGCGTTGACCGGTTTCGCGCTTTTCTGCGGCAGGCAGGCGCATGGGCGGACCTGATCATTTACAACTCTGCCTGTAGCGCAGAACGTGCCGAACACTGGCTGTCTATGTGGGGTAACCCGCCGCAAGGTATCGTGGCGCATCTGGGCGTTGAGGTTCCGGAGCTTGCCGACGTGCCAGAGGGTATTGTTCCTACGCAGCCCTATTTTGTCACGGTGGGCACAATTGAACCCCGCAAGAAACACGCGCTTTTGCTGGATATCTGGGATGGTTTTTCCGACGGTGCGCCACATCTGATGATCTGCGGAAGCCGGGGCTGGAATAATCAGGATGTGTTTTCAAGACTGGACAAGGCAGCGGACAATCACCGCATTTCAGAAGTGGCACCGTTGACAGACGGGCAGGTCGCCACAGTTCTAAGCGGGTCATTGGGCCTGCTGTTTCCCAGTCTTGCAGAAGGGTACGGCCTGCCACCGATTGAAGCGGCAGCGCTGGGCGTACCTGTTCTGTGCAACGATTTGCCGGTTTACAGGGAAACACTGGGCGATATTCCCGTTTACGCAGAGGCATCAGATCGGTATTTGTGGGAAACAAAAATAAGGAACCTTGCCGAGATCCCGAAACCGAAAAAGACAAACATGGCAAACGCGTTTGATCCACCAGACTGGAAAACGCATTTCAACACTGTCTTAAGGCTGACGTAA
- the galE gene encoding UDP-glucose 4-epimerase GalE: MTYVLVTGGAGYIGSHACKALRAAGFTPVTFDNLVTGWQDAVKFGPFERGDLMDRARLDAVFEQYEPVAVMHFAALSQVGESMAEPGRYWSNNVAGSLNLIEAAVAAGCLRFVFSSTCATYGDQDNVVLDEDSAQHPINAYGASKRAIEDILANFDAAHNLQNVIFRYFNVAGADPEAEVGEFHQPETHLVPLMLDAIDGKRDALTVFGTDYDTPDGTCIRDYVHVCDLVDAHVLGLKWLLDGKQSRVFNLGTGTGFSVLEVIEHSSAVTNRPVPHNIGERRPGDCTKLVSGSVRAKKELGWSPSRSDLKTMISDAWRWHQTGHYDT, encoded by the coding sequence TTGACTTACGTGTTGGTGACGGGCGGTGCGGGCTATATCGGTTCGCATGCGTGCAAGGCATTGCGCGCTGCCGGTTTCACTCCGGTGACTTTTGATAATCTGGTCACCGGCTGGCAGGATGCCGTGAAATTCGGCCCGTTCGAGCGTGGCGATCTGATGGATCGCGCGCGCCTGGACGCTGTGTTTGAACAGTATGAACCCGTTGCGGTCATGCATTTTGCCGCCCTGTCGCAGGTCGGAGAAAGCATGGCAGAGCCTGGGCGCTATTGGTCCAACAATGTTGCCGGTTCCCTGAACCTGATCGAAGCGGCTGTGGCCGCCGGATGTCTCAGGTTTGTTTTTTCGTCTACATGCGCCACCTACGGCGATCAGGACAATGTGGTTCTGGATGAAGACAGCGCGCAACATCCCATCAATGCCTACGGCGCGTCCAAGCGTGCGATCGAAGATATTTTGGCGAATTTCGATGCAGCCCATAACCTGCAGAACGTCATTTTCCGGTATTTCAATGTTGCGGGCGCGGATCCCGAGGCCGAAGTCGGAGAGTTCCATCAGCCGGAAACGCACCTTGTTCCTTTGATGCTGGATGCAATTGATGGCAAACGTGATGCGCTGACTGTGTTCGGAACAGATTATGACACGCCTGACGGAACCTGTATTCGTGATTACGTGCACGTCTGCGACCTTGTGGATGCGCATGTTCTGGGTTTGAAATGGTTACTGGATGGCAAACAAAGCCGAGTGTTCAATCTGGGTACCGGCACGGGCTTTTCGGTGCTTGAGGTGATCGAACACTCCAGCGCTGTCACGAACCGCCCCGTGCCTCATAATATCGGAGAACGTCGCCCGGGGGATTGCACAAAGCTTGTTTCGGGGTCGGTGCGTGCCAAGAAGGAACTGGGTTGGTCGCCCAGCCGGTCCGACCTGAAAACGATGATCTCGGATGCTTGGAGATGGCACCAAACTGGCCACTACGACACATAA
- the galU gene encoding UTP--glucose-1-phosphate uridylyltransferase GalU yields MRRKVTKAIFPVAGMGTRFLPATKSVPKEIMTLVDRPLIQYAIDEARAAGIKEFIFVTSRGKGALEDYFDHAPQLEQELRKKGKDDLLEILKTTNMESGAIAYIRQHKALGLGHAVWCARRLIADEPFAVILPDDVIAAEKPCLQQMVEAYHETGGNMVAAMEVPPEKASSYGVLDVQDDMGSMVSVKGMVEKPAAGQAPSNLAVIGRYILAPSVLQRLNKMKSGAGGEIQLTDAIAAEIGSKHGVYGYRFRGQRFDCGSKAGFLQATVAFGLAREELRDDLAQYLREMISVDKAAE; encoded by the coding sequence ATGCGTAGAAAAGTTACCAAAGCTATTTTTCCTGTGGCCGGAATGGGCACACGTTTTCTACCGGCGACAAAGTCGGTTCCCAAAGAAATCATGACATTGGTGGATCGCCCCCTGATCCAGTACGCCATTGACGAGGCCCGCGCTGCCGGGATCAAGGAATTCATTTTTGTCACGTCCCGCGGCAAGGGTGCGCTGGAAGATTATTTTGACCACGCGCCGCAGCTGGAGCAGGAGCTTCGCAAAAAGGGCAAGGATGACCTTCTCGAAATTCTGAAAACGACGAATATGGAAAGCGGCGCCATTGCCTATATCCGCCAGCACAAGGCGCTGGGTTTGGGGCACGCTGTCTGGTGCGCGCGGCGTCTTATTGCTGACGAGCCTTTTGCCGTGATCCTTCCGGACGATGTGATCGCTGCCGAAAAACCCTGCCTTCAACAAATGGTCGAGGCGTATCATGAAACCGGCGGCAATATGGTTGCTGCAATGGAAGTTCCGCCGGAAAAGGCATCTTCTTACGGTGTTCTGGATGTACAGGACGACATGGGTTCGATGGTTTCGGTCAAGGGTATGGTTGAAAAACCGGCAGCGGGGCAGGCCCCTTCCAATCTTGCCGTAATTGGCCGTTACATTCTTGCGCCCAGTGTTTTGCAAAGGCTGAACAAGATGAAAAGTGGCGCCGGCGGCGAAATACAGCTGACGGATGCAATTGCTGCTGAAATCGGGTCCAAACATGGCGTTTACGGATACCGGTTCCGCGGACAGCGTTTTGATTGCGGTTCAAAAGCCGGGTTTCTGCAGGCCACGGTTGCCTTTGGTCTGGCGCGCGAAGAATTGCGTGACGATCTGGCCCAGTATCTGCGCGAAATGATTTCGGTCGATAAAGCCGCGGAATAG
- a CDS encoding glycosyltransferase family 2 protein yields MTPIPVSVIVVSRDRPKALVRCVTALGQLRYPCFEVIVVADQNGVAAIESSALGAAIKCIPFDEANISAARNTGILHAAGEIVAFIDDDAVPEPSWLTYLTEPFRYRDVGAAGGYVRARNGISYQWKARTIDAEGVETSLNLSADQPVVLTPKPATAIKTQGTNMAFRRPVLAKMGGFDPAFRYFHDDADVNMRLAKQGVLTALVPLAEVHHGYQGNSSRKSNRVPRDLFQIGASWAVYLGKHCDTAKRAQVWARVQNNERNRLLRHMVTGGLEPRDVSAMMRGLRQGYSEGLSRKLAVVPIADCEDTFRRFVGNETAKSEVISGRVWSAKSLRTRAIAKVKSGHIVTLLMMSPTALFHRIWFHDDGYWVQRGGLFGRSERDSPLFRIYRFSRRVRVECFRIHRQRLL; encoded by the coding sequence GTGACCCCCATACCCGTCAGCGTTATCGTCGTCAGCCGGGATCGACCCAAGGCGCTGGTGCGCTGTGTTACGGCGCTGGGGCAGTTACGGTATCCCTGTTTCGAGGTGATCGTTGTTGCAGATCAGAACGGGGTCGCGGCGATCGAAAGCTCTGCCTTGGGAGCCGCGATCAAGTGCATTCCTTTTGACGAAGCCAACATTTCTGCGGCCCGAAACACAGGTATTCTGCATGCAGCAGGTGAGATCGTGGCCTTTATCGACGATGATGCCGTGCCTGAACCATCATGGCTGACCTATCTGACCGAACCTTTCAGATACCGTGATGTTGGTGCGGCAGGCGGATACGTCCGCGCGCGAAACGGAATATCCTATCAGTGGAAAGCCCGTACCATCGATGCGGAAGGGGTGGAGACAAGCCTTAATCTGAGCGCGGACCAACCGGTTGTTCTGACGCCGAAACCGGCGACGGCGATAAAGACCCAAGGCACTAACATGGCGTTCCGACGGCCTGTTCTGGCAAAGATGGGTGGTTTTGATCCGGCCTTTCGCTATTTCCATGATGATGCAGATGTGAACATGCGGCTGGCAAAGCAGGGCGTTCTGACAGCGCTTGTACCACTGGCCGAAGTCCATCACGGGTACCAAGGTAATTCGAGCCGTAAGTCCAACCGTGTGCCCCGTGATCTGTTCCAGATCGGGGCAAGTTGGGCTGTTTATCTGGGCAAGCATTGTGACACGGCAAAGCGGGCGCAGGTATGGGCCAGAGTACAGAATAACGAACGCAACCGGCTGTTGCGGCACATGGTTACCGGCGGGCTTGAGCCGCGCGATGTCAGCGCGATGATGCGCGGTTTGCGACAGGGGTATTCAGAGGGTCTGAGCCGCAAGTTGGCCGTGGTCCCCATCGCCGATTGCGAGGACACGTTCAGGCGTTTTGTCGGTAACGAAACTGCCAAATCAGAAGTCATATCCGGTCGCGTCTGGAGCGCGAAATCGCTGCGCACCAGGGCAATTGCCAAGGTAAAATCCGGACATATCGTGACCCTTCTGATGATGTCACCCACCGCCCTTTTTCACAGGATATGGTTTCATGATGACGGATATTGGGTGCAACGCGGCGGATTGTTCGGGCGGTCAGAACGCGATTCGCCGCTGTTCCGGATCTATCGCTTTTCCCGCAGAGTTCGGGTAGAATGTTTCCGAATACACCGTCAGAGGCTGTTGTGA